One window from the genome of Deinococcus sp. NW-56 encodes:
- a CDS encoding ABC transporter substrate-binding protein → MKKIALLSSLLFAAAVASTAQAAVAKDTLVVQWANDVPTLDPAATYDTASGSIVENLYETLVTYKGASIRELEPLLATKWAISNGGKTYTFDLRKNVKFHSGNTMTCADAEYTFERNLVTNAAESGNWFFAESLLGTGANAGDDKSITWARIDRAVECNRAGQLVFTLPKVDPAFLSKMAYAGQSVVDRQHAIKVGEWKGTEADWKNWIGKDLQGSNLNKQPSGTGAYRLVRRDANAILAQAFDGYWGKKPAIKNVIVQKVPELAARQQAFLRGDADLIETGGRANIEEQLKGKPGVVVVDNLPNTVASAFFMNQNIKDPSRLGSGKLDGRGIPANFFSDVNVRRAFANSFNYAQYIRDVQNGKGKQRTMLLPDSFPGYDAKVKTYKYDPKQAEAYFKRAWGGNVWKNGFTLNASYRAGNVASQTAMEILKKNVEALNPKFRVNIQPKEWSAMLNDSKAGKEPMIIIGWAPDYADPDNFMYTFYSSNGYYYPRANWKDAQVDKWLEQARNTTNAATRNRLYSLVGQRAYEQSPFILIPAGIGVIAHRDNLVGVSARAYNPMTSFSDTGTFWKDLSKK, encoded by the coding sequence ATGAAGAAAATCGCTCTGCTCAGCTCGCTGCTCTTCGCTGCTGCGGTCGCCAGCACCGCCCAGGCTGCCGTCGCCAAGGACACACTGGTCGTCCAGTGGGCCAACGACGTGCCCACGCTGGACCCCGCCGCGACCTACGACACCGCCTCGGGCTCGATTGTCGAGAACCTCTACGAGACGCTGGTGACCTACAAGGGTGCGAGCATCCGTGAACTCGAGCCCCTGCTGGCGACCAAGTGGGCCATCAGCAACGGCGGCAAGACCTACACCTTCGACCTGCGCAAGAACGTCAAGTTCCACTCCGGCAACACCATGACCTGCGCGGACGCCGAGTACACCTTCGAGCGCAACCTGGTCACCAACGCCGCCGAGTCGGGCAACTGGTTCTTCGCCGAGAGCCTGCTGGGCACCGGCGCCAACGCGGGCGACGACAAGAGCATCACCTGGGCCAGAATCGACCGCGCCGTGGAGTGCAACCGCGCCGGGCAGCTCGTCTTTACCCTGCCCAAGGTGGACCCCGCGTTCCTCTCCAAGATGGCCTACGCGGGCCAGAGCGTCGTGGACCGCCAGCACGCCATCAAGGTGGGCGAGTGGAAGGGCACCGAGGCCGACTGGAAGAACTGGATCGGCAAGGACCTGCAGGGCAGCAACCTGAACAAGCAGCCCAGCGGCACGGGGGCGTACCGCCTGGTGCGCCGTGACGCCAACGCGATTCTCGCGCAGGCTTTTGACGGCTACTGGGGCAAGAAGCCCGCGATCAAGAACGTGATCGTCCAGAAGGTTCCCGAACTCGCCGCCCGTCAGCAGGCCTTCCTGCGCGGCGACGCCGACCTGATCGAGACCGGTGGCCGCGCCAACATCGAAGAGCAGCTCAAGGGCAAGCCCGGCGTGGTCGTGGTGGACAACCTGCCCAACACCGTGGCCTCGGCGTTCTTCATGAACCAGAACATCAAGGACCCCAGCCGCCTGGGCAGCGGCAAGCTCGACGGGCGCGGCATCCCGGCGAACTTCTTCAGCGACGTGAACGTCCGCCGCGCCTTCGCGAACTCGTTCAACTACGCCCAGTACATCCGGGACGTGCAAAACGGCAAGGGCAAGCAGCGCACCATGCTGCTCCCCGACTCCTTCCCCGGCTACGACGCCAAGGTCAAGACCTACAAGTACGACCCCAAGCAGGCCGAGGCGTACTTCAAGCGGGCCTGGGGCGGCAACGTCTGGAAGAACGGCTTCACGCTGAACGCCTCGTACCGCGCGGGCAACGTGGCCTCGCAGACGGCCATGGAGATCCTGAAGAAGAACGTCGAGGCGCTGAACCCCAAGTTCCGCGTGAACATTCAGCCCAAGGAGTGGTCGGCCATGCTGAACGACTCCAAGGCCGGGAAGGAGCCCATGATCATCATCGGCTGGGCGCCCGACTACGCTGACCCCGACAACTTCATGTACACCTTCTACTCCAGCAACGGGTACTACTACCCCCGCGCCAACTGGAAGGACGCGCAGGTCGACAAGTGGCTGGAGCAGGCCCGCAACACCACCAACGCGGCCACCCGCAACCGGCTGTACTCGCTCGTCGGGCAGCGGGCCTATGAGCAGTCGCCCTTCATCCTGATTCCGGCGGGCATCGGGGTGATCGCCCACCGCGACAACCTCGTGGGCGTGAGCGCCCGCGCGTACAACCCCATGACCAGCTTCAGCGACACCGGGACCTTCTGGAAGGACCTCAGCAAGAAGTAA
- a CDS encoding ABC transporter permease encodes MTTVPAAPAPAQKRSAVRDFLSSRPIMKLRRNKLAMVGLLVATLFLLMGFFAPIIARPSADSNCVRDLGASSPQEIANPLSGVFWKAHFAAPDTCYSIERESFSPTPTPPSEEARFGTSQGYDIFYGLIWGTRTMFKLSFIIVGITLIVGVIIGAISGFYGGWIDNLIQRFIDVLFALPGLVLTIILITFLKASNPGIDPSLPIILAYTVTGWASYARIVRGDVLRTRQLEFVDAARSLGARDWRLILRHIIPNSLASVLTLAVLDLGTIPLSIAALSFLGLGFPAGYAEWGQLVDFARAWLQPQYWYVMVYPAAFIILFSLAFNLFGDALRDAYDPKTR; translated from the coding sequence ATGACGACCGTACCTGCTGCCCCCGCCCCGGCCCAGAAGCGCAGCGCCGTGCGCGACTTCCTGTCGTCGCGCCCCATCATGAAATTGCGGCGCAACAAGCTCGCCATGGTGGGCCTGCTGGTCGCCACCCTCTTCCTGTTGATGGGCTTTTTCGCCCCCATCATCGCCCGGCCCTCCGCCGACTCCAACTGCGTGCGCGACCTGGGGGCCAGCAGCCCGCAGGAGATCGCCAATCCGCTGAGCGGCGTCTTCTGGAAAGCCCACTTCGCCGCGCCCGACACCTGCTACTCCATCGAGCGCGAGAGCTTCTCGCCCACGCCCACCCCGCCCAGCGAGGAAGCCCGCTTCGGGACCAGTCAGGGCTACGACATCTTCTACGGCCTGATCTGGGGCACCCGCACGATGTTCAAGCTGTCCTTCATCATCGTGGGCATCACCCTGATCGTGGGCGTGATCATCGGCGCGATCAGCGGCTTTTACGGCGGCTGGATCGACAACCTGATTCAGCGCTTTATCGACGTGCTGTTCGCCCTGCCGGGGCTGGTGCTCACGATCATCCTGATCACCTTCCTGAAGGCGAGCAATCCCGGCATCGACCCCTCGCTGCCCATCATCCTGGCCTACACCGTGACCGGCTGGGCGAGCTATGCCCGCATCGTGCGCGGCGACGTGCTGCGGACGCGGCAACTGGAGTTCGTGGACGCGGCCCGCAGCCTCGGCGCCCGCGACTGGCGCCTGATCCTGCGGCACATCATTCCCAACAGCCTCGCCAGCGTGCTGACCCTCGCCGTGCTGGACCTGGGCACCATCCCGCTCTCCATCGCCGCGCTCTCGTTCCTGGGCCTGGGCTTCCCGGCCGGGTACGCCGAGTGGGGCCAGCTCGTGGACTTTGCCCGCGCGTGGCTGCAGCCGCAGTACTGGTACGTGATGGTGTACCCGGCGGCCTTCATCATCCTGTTCAGCCTCGCCTTTAACCTCTTCGGCGACGCCCTGCGCGACGCCTACGACCCCAAGACGCGCTGA
- a CDS encoding GNAT family N-acetyltransferase, with protein MYACTPRLVLVPLTREVIAGRLAQAPFTATLPTPDGPLTVTYPPAWPGDLLPLLPARLAAFDPERERWSATLVERATGTAIGQMGAKGGGVPNEAGDVEIGYGLNPDAWGQGYATEAVGALVTALLARPEVRRVTAHTAVTNPASARVLEKLGFVPVGTAWDEDDGDLTVWARAR; from the coding sequence ATGTACGCCTGCACGCCCCGCCTCGTCCTCGTCCCCCTTACCCGCGAGGTCATCGCGGGGCGGCTCGCGCAGGCTCCCTTCACGGCGACCCTGCCCACCCCGGATGGCCCCCTCACCGTGACCTACCCTCCGGCGTGGCCCGGCGACCTGTTGCCCCTGCTGCCCGCGCGGCTGGCGGCCTTTGACCCCGAGCGCGAACGCTGGAGCGCCACCCTGGTCGAGCGGGCGACGGGCACCGCCATCGGCCAGATGGGGGCCAAGGGCGGCGGCGTGCCGAATGAGGCGGGCGACGTGGAGATCGGTTACGGCCTCAACCCCGACGCCTGGGGCCAGGGCTACGCGACCGAGGCCGTCGGCGCCCTGGTGACGGCCCTGCTCGCCCGCCCCGAGGTCCGGCGGGTGACCGCGCACACGGCCGTGACCAACCCCGCGAGCGCCCGCGTGCTGGAGAAGCTGGGCTTCGTGCCCGTCGGCACCGCCTGGGACGAGGACGACGGTGACCTGACCGTCTGGGCGCGGGCCAGATAA
- a CDS encoding ABC transporter permease — MLNFIVRRLIQIPLVMLALSVLIVALTMLLTPAQRAAGYIRSDQQAAQLERIIRDRGLDQPFPVQYGKWLQSTLQGDLGFSKSSGQPVLDTIIERLPNTIELTLVTAIPIILIGVWLGTLSALNKDRFIDQVLRVFAVLGYSLPTFVLGIVLLAVLYGYLGWLPGAGQLEVVNQFAVGDIRRYTGMLGLDALLNGRFDIALDVLRHMIMPALTLIIVSGATILKVMRNNMLEALTSDYVRTARAKGLPERTVNLKHARRNALLSIITLGGFLIIGLLSGSIITETIFAYPGIGQWVAQSALQLDVPSVLGFALLSAIIVVVVSTLTDILYGVVDPRVRFD; from the coding sequence ATGCTCAATTTCATCGTCCGCCGCCTCATTCAGATTCCGCTGGTCATGCTAGCCCTGTCGGTCCTGATCGTGGCCCTCACGATGCTGCTCACGCCCGCGCAGCGCGCGGCGGGGTACATCCGCAGCGACCAGCAGGCCGCGCAGCTCGAGCGCATCATCCGCGACCGGGGACTTGACCAGCCTTTCCCGGTGCAGTACGGCAAGTGGCTGCAAAGCACCCTGCAAGGCGACCTGGGCTTTTCCAAGTCCAGCGGCCAGCCGGTGCTGGACACCATCATCGAGCGGCTGCCCAACACCATCGAGCTGACGCTGGTGACCGCCATTCCCATCATCCTGATCGGGGTGTGGCTGGGCACCCTCAGTGCGCTGAACAAGGACCGCTTTATTGACCAGGTGCTGCGGGTGTTCGCGGTGCTGGGCTACAGCCTCCCGACCTTCGTGCTGGGGATCGTGCTGCTGGCGGTGCTGTACGGCTACCTGGGCTGGCTGCCGGGTGCGGGGCAACTGGAGGTCGTCAACCAGTTCGCCGTCGGGGACATCCGGCGTTACACCGGGATGCTGGGGCTTGACGCCTTGCTCAACGGGCGCTTCGACATCGCCCTCGACGTGCTGCGGCACATGATCATGCCTGCGCTGACGCTGATCATCGTTTCGGGGGCCACCATCCTCAAGGTGATGCGCAACAACATGCTCGAAGCGCTGACGAGCGACTACGTGCGCACCGCCCGCGCCAAGGGTCTGCCCGAACGCACGGTGAACCTCAAGCACGCCCGGCGCAACGCGCTGCTCTCGATCATCACGCTGGGGGGCTTCCTGATCATCGGATTGCTGAGCGGCTCGATCATCACCGAGACGATCTTCGCCTATCCCGGTATCGGGCAGTGGGTCGCGCAGTCGGCACTGCAACTCGATGTGCCCTCGGTGCTGGGGTTCGCCCTGCTGTCAGCCATCATCGTGGTGGTGGTCAGCACCCTGACCGACATCCTGTACGGGGTGGTTGACCCCCGCGTGAGGTTTGACTGA
- a CDS encoding iron ABC transporter permease has product MTLRRRLPPTLALPALLTALGVLLPLAYLVLRAFGAEAQELREIVFRVRNLELLRNTLGLALGVLAAGTAVALPLAYLAARTTFRPRWALTLLGVLPLAIPGYVGAYALIAASGPGGTIWAATGLNRPGPSGFWGALGVLTLFTFPYLFLNLHAALRAQDPALEDAARLLGRTPGQTFREVTLPHLRPAWLSGGLLVTLHVLGDFGVTSLMRYPTFSAAIYQQYTAAYDRVYSAWLALMLLVVTGLTLWLEARLMRGVFLSRVSPGGARQPARVPLRGWTLPAWVFVGLLAGAALVVPLGTVGYWLRLEQNPYALAGLWDATRSALTAAGVAAITTTVLAFPLAYIGNRYAGRAARVTERVAYLGYATPPLAFALALVFFVLRSAPGLYQTFALLILAYTLHFVAEAIGPIRTSLAKATPRLEEAARVLGARPARTLWQVTLPLMRPGLLASAAFVFLSVLKELPLTLLLAPTGFDTLARNVWTYTEEAQYAAAAPYALVLALSGALLTVLILRRERT; this is encoded by the coding sequence ATGACCCTGCGCCGCCGACTGCCCCCCACCCTGGCCCTGCCCGCCCTGCTGACGGCGCTGGGGGTGCTGCTGCCGCTCGCGTACCTCGTGCTGCGGGCCTTCGGGGCCGAGGCGCAGGAATTGCGCGAGATCGTGTTCCGGGTCCGTAACCTCGAACTGCTGCGGAACACGCTGGGGCTGGCGCTGGGGGTGCTGGCGGCGGGAACGGCGGTGGCGCTGCCGCTCGCATACCTGGCCGCCCGAACGACCTTCCGGCCGCGCTGGGCCTTGACGCTGCTGGGGGTGCTGCCGCTGGCGATTCCGGGATACGTGGGGGCGTACGCGCTCATTGCCGCGAGCGGGCCGGGGGGCACCATCTGGGCGGCGACGGGCCTGAACCGGCCGGGGCCGAGCGGGTTCTGGGGGGCGCTGGGGGTGCTGACCCTCTTTACCTTCCCGTACCTGTTCCTGAACCTGCACGCCGCGCTGCGGGCACAGGACCCCGCGCTGGAGGATGCCGCCCGACTGCTGGGCCGCACGCCGGGGCAGACCTTCCGCGAAGTCACGCTGCCGCACCTGCGCCCGGCGTGGCTGTCGGGCGGGCTGCTCGTCACCCTGCACGTGCTGGGCGACTTCGGGGTGACCAGCCTGATGCGCTACCCCACCTTCAGCGCGGCCATTTACCAGCAGTACACGGCGGCCTACGACCGGGTGTACTCGGCGTGGCTGGCGCTGATGCTGCTCGTCGTGACCGGGCTGACCCTGTGGCTCGAAGCACGGCTGATGCGCGGGGTGTTTCTCTCGCGGGTGTCGCCGGGAGGAGCGCGGCAACCCGCCCGCGTGCCCCTGCGCGGCTGGACGCTGCCCGCCTGGGTGTTCGTGGGGCTGCTGGCGGGGGCCGCGCTCGTCGTGCCGCTGGGGACGGTGGGCTACTGGCTGCGGCTGGAGCAGAACCCCTACGCGCTCGCCGGGCTGTGGGACGCGACCCGCTCGGCGCTCACGGCGGCGGGGGTGGCGGCGATCACCACCACGGTCCTCGCCTTCCCGCTGGCCTACATCGGCAACCGTTACGCGGGGCGGGCAGCCCGCGTCACCGAGCGGGTGGCTTACCTGGGTTACGCGACGCCGCCGCTGGCCTTTGCGCTCGCGCTCGTCTTCTTCGTCCTCAGATCGGCGCCGGGGCTGTACCAGACCTTCGCCCTGCTGATCCTGGCCTACACCCTGCACTTCGTCGCGGAGGCGATCGGCCCCATCCGTACCTCGCTGGCGAAGGCGACGCCCCGGCTGGAGGAGGCCGCGCGGGTGCTGGGCGCCCGGCCCGCCCGGACCCTCTGGCAGGTCACCCTGCCCCTGATGCGGCCCGGATTGCTGGCGAGCGCGGCCTTCGTGTTCCTGAGCGTCCTCAAGGAACTGCCGCTGACCCTGCTGCTGGCCCCGACCGGCTTTGACACCCTGGCCCGCAACGTCTGGACGTACACCGAAGAAGCGCAGTACGCGGCGGCGGCCCCCTACGCGCTGGTGCTGGCCCTCAGCGGGGCGCTGCTCACCGTGTTGATCCTGAGGAGAGAGAGGACATGA
- a CDS encoding extracellular solute-binding protein, which yields MKRFLLASAALLLSGSSLAQSQITVYSGRAKTFVDPIVQQFERSTGIKVNVRYGTDSQLVAALREEGSRSPADVFWGNSVGALGELAEDGKFLKLTSAMVRGVAPDYVPDDRTWLPTTVRFRVLAYNPNKIKAEQLPDSVLDLPKMTSLKGRIGWTVSYPSFQDFLAGMIAKHGEATTRQWIAGMKALAPKDYKTSNVGMLEAMRAGEIDVALTNHYYIQRVNRLNYPVETYFFKNGDIGNLGNATGAAILKTSKNRAAATRFLQTLTGKDAQTFFLSVNFEYPVIGNIIQPTTMLSFSDVTKRSPRVDPAVLPKNIEKAQRLLREAGLL from the coding sequence ATGAAGCGTTTCCTGCTCGCCTCGGCGGCCCTGCTGCTCTCCGGTTCCTCGCTGGCCCAGTCCCAGATCACCGTGTACTCGGGCCGCGCCAAGACCTTCGTGGACCCCATCGTGCAGCAGTTCGAGCGCTCGACGGGCATCAAGGTAAATGTCCGCTACGGCACCGACAGCCAGCTCGTGGCCGCCCTGCGCGAGGAGGGGAGCCGCAGCCCCGCCGACGTGTTCTGGGGCAACTCGGTGGGGGCGCTGGGCGAACTCGCCGAGGACGGCAAGTTCCTGAAGCTGACCTCCGCGATGGTGCGCGGCGTGGCGCCCGACTACGTGCCCGACGACCGGACCTGGCTGCCGACCACCGTGCGCTTCCGGGTGCTGGCCTACAACCCGAACAAGATCAAGGCGGAGCAGCTCCCCGACAGCGTGCTGGACCTGCCCAAGATGACCTCCCTGAAGGGGCGCATCGGCTGGACGGTGAGCTACCCCTCCTTCCAGGACTTCCTGGCGGGCATGATCGCCAAGCACGGCGAGGCGACCACCCGGCAGTGGATCGCGGGCATGAAGGCGCTTGCCCCCAAGGACTACAAGACCAGCAACGTGGGGATGCTGGAGGCGATGCGGGCGGGCGAGATCGACGTCGCGCTCACCAACCACTACTACATCCAGCGGGTCAACCGCCTGAACTACCCGGTCGAGACCTACTTCTTCAAGAACGGCGACATCGGCAACCTGGGCAACGCGACGGGCGCGGCCATCCTGAAGACCAGCAAGAACCGCGCGGCCGCCACCCGCTTCCTCCAGACGCTGACGGGCAAGGACGCGCAGACCTTCTTCCTGAGCGTGAACTTCGAGTACCCGGTAATCGGCAACATCATCCAGCCCACCACCATGCTGAGCTTCAGCGACGTGACCAAGCGCAGCCCGCGCGTGGACCCCGCCGTGCTGCCCAAGAACATCGAGAAGGCGCAGCGGCTGCTGCGGGAGGCGGGTCTGCTGTAA
- a CDS encoding ABC transporter ATP-binding protein yields the protein MTHAPSGFRALLTRRGAGATLTPPAPAAAAATLADPTAPLLEIAALTKSYAPGLPPVLEALDLRVAPGELITLLGPSGCGKTTTLRLIAGLETPDSGSIRIAGREMTAPPVPPERRGVGLVFQDYALFPHLTVLGNVLFGLSGLPRAGRLARARETLALVGLTVFEGRYPHQLSGGQQQRVALARALAPRPALLLLDEPFSNLDAQLRHSTRQEVRAILRQSGTTAILVTHDQEEALAFSDRLVVMRAGKVEQIGPPHEVYAHPRTAFVANFLGRSNLLSGTASGRSARTALGDLPLEEPAQGPVLVSVRPEHLAFARPGEDGTPVTIVAREYKGHDVTYAVRLGGQELLVHTSGQEVWPEGEEVRVRVTCPARAVQ from the coding sequence ATGACCCACGCCCCTTCCGGCTTTCGTGCCCTGCTGACCCGCCGGGGAGCGGGCGCGACCCTGACGCCCCCGGCTCCTGCCGCTGCTGCCGCGACCCTGGCCGACCCCACCGCGCCGCTGCTGGAGATCGCGGCCCTGACCAAGAGCTACGCGCCGGGGCTGCCCCCCGTGCTGGAGGCGCTGGACCTGCGGGTGGCGCCCGGCGAGCTGATCACGCTGCTGGGGCCGTCGGGCTGCGGCAAGACGACCACCCTGCGGCTGATCGCGGGGCTGGAAACGCCGGACAGCGGGAGCATCCGCATCGCGGGGCGCGAGATGACCGCCCCGCCCGTGCCCCCGGAGCGGCGCGGCGTGGGGCTGGTGTTTCAGGACTACGCCCTCTTTCCGCACCTCACCGTATTGGGGAATGTGCTGTTCGGCCTGTCCGGGTTGCCCCGCGCCGGGCGGCTGGCCCGCGCCCGTGAAACGCTCGCGCTCGTGGGCCTGACCGTCTTCGAGGGCCGCTACCCGCACCAGCTCTCGGGCGGGCAGCAGCAGCGGGTGGCGCTGGCCCGTGCGCTGGCGCCCCGGCCCGCGCTGCTGCTGCTGGACGAGCCTTTTTCCAATCTTGACGCGCAACTGCGCCACTCCACCCGGCAGGAGGTCCGCGCGATCCTGCGCCAGAGCGGGACCACCGCGATCCTGGTGACCCACGACCAGGAGGAAGCGCTGGCCTTCTCCGACCGCCTCGTCGTGATGCGGGCGGGCAAGGTCGAGCAGATCGGCCCCCCGCACGAGGTCTATGCCCACCCGCGCACCGCGTTTGTCGCCAACTTCCTGGGGCGCAGCAACCTGCTGTCGGGCACGGCGAGCGGCCGGAGCGCCCGCACCGCCCTGGGCGACCTGCCGCTGGAAGAACCCGCGCAGGGGCCGGTCCTCGTGAGCGTGCGCCCGGAGCATCTCGCCTTCGCGCGGCCCGGCGAGGACGGCACTCCGGTCACCATCGTGGCCCGCGAGTACAAGGGCCACGACGTGACCTACGCGGTGCGGCTGGGAGGCCAGGAATTGCTCGTCCACACGTCGGGCCAGGAGGTCTGGCCGGAGGGCGAGGAAGTCCGCGTGCGCGTGACCTGTCCGGCGCGGGCAGTGCAGTAG
- a CDS encoding D-alanine--D-alanine ligase family protein, with translation MKKRILLLAGGQSGEHEVSLMSARSVLSALPRDQFDVTPVVISPQGRWLPPTDTARALETGQAVPGGDLVLHRAASAEGYDAVFPLLHGPMGEDGTIQGLLTLAGIPFVGSGVLGSAVSMDKVMTKQVLASVDIPQVDWRLAVRREWQTRPAEVEARAAELGFPLFVKPANLGSSVGISKVSRPEDLQAALDLAFSLDRRVILEAMTPHKPREVEVGILGNDAPIASPVGELRFDADFYDYETKYTEGRAEMHIPAPLPAEVAERVRSLALTAFRALDGAGLARVDFFYVEETGELFLNEVNTMPGFTTTSMYPKLFEAAGLSYSELVTRLIELALERR, from the coding sequence ATGAAGAAACGCATCCTGCTGCTGGCGGGCGGTCAGTCCGGCGAACACGAGGTCAGCCTGATGAGCGCCCGCAGTGTCCTCTCGGCCCTGCCGCGCGACCAGTTCGACGTGACCCCGGTGGTCATCAGCCCGCAGGGGCGATGGCTGCCGCCGACCGACACCGCCCGCGCCCTGGAAACCGGACAGGCGGTTCCCGGCGGCGACCTCGTCCTGCACCGCGCCGCGAGCGCCGAGGGCTACGACGCCGTCTTTCCCCTGCTGCACGGCCCGATGGGAGAAGACGGCACCATCCAGGGCCTGCTGACCCTCGCCGGGATTCCCTTCGTGGGGTCGGGCGTGCTGGGGTCGGCGGTCAGCATGGACAAGGTGATGACCAAGCAGGTGCTCGCGTCGGTGGACATTCCGCAGGTGGACTGGCGGCTGGCCGTGCGCCGCGAGTGGCAGACCCGCCCGGCAGAGGTCGAGGCCCGCGCCGCTGAACTGGGCTTTCCTCTCTTCGTGAAGCCCGCCAACCTCGGCTCCAGCGTGGGCATCAGCAAGGTGAGCCGCCCCGAGGACTTGCAGGCGGCCCTCGACCTCGCCTTTTCCCTCGACCGCCGCGTGATTCTGGAAGCGATGACGCCCCACAAGCCGCGCGAGGTGGAGGTCGGGATTCTGGGCAACGACGCGCCCATTGCCAGCCCGGTGGGAGAACTGCGCTTCGACGCCGATTTCTACGACTACGAGACGAAATACACCGAGGGGCGCGCCGAGATGCATATTCCCGCGCCGCTGCCTGCCGAGGTAGCCGAGCGGGTCCGCAGCCTCGCCCTGACGGCTTTCCGGGCGCTCGACGGCGCGGGGCTGGCGCGGGTCGACTTCTTCTACGTGGAGGAGACGGGCGAGCTGTTCCTGAATGAGGTGAACACCATGCCCGGCTTCACCACGACCTCCATGTACCCCAAGCTGTTCGAGGCGGCGGGCCTGAGCTACAGCGAACTCGTGACCCGGCTGATCGAGCTGGCGTTGGAACGGCGGTAG
- a CDS encoding folate-binding protein YgfZ: MWTRLPSSALRLTGSDRVDFAQGQMTGDLRGAPTPGLVAACFLNVRGQIEFFARVYKRPSDVYLHLGAGQAPALEARLRRYIIFDQVELADLSEDLRTVHVWREAELPGWDPAGGDAQEFGLAGAAVLGGRVNRTGAPGVDLHFLARQEEAVLGALAGAEVALPELHAARIRAGIPDVDADGFVGTLIPEIGLDVGGPLPAISYRKGCYVGQEIMARLEARGQARYALARLRGEGLPERAEVTQGGKVVGQSGAHAGGLSLARLRRELAPGDRVEVGGVPATVEALTPQATDA; encoded by the coding sequence ATGTGGACCCGCCTTCCCTCCAGCGCCCTGCGCCTGACCGGGTCAGACCGGGTGGACTTCGCGCAGGGGCAGATGACGGGCGACCTGCGGGGGGCACCCACCCCCGGCCTGGTCGCCGCCTGCTTCCTGAACGTGCGCGGGCAGATCGAGTTCTTCGCCCGCGTGTACAAGCGCCCCAGCGACGTGTACCTCCACCTTGGGGCAGGGCAGGCCCCGGCGCTGGAAGCGCGGCTGCGGCGCTACATCATCTTCGATCAGGTGGAGCTGGCCGATCTCTCGGAGGACCTCCGCACCGTCCACGTCTGGCGCGAGGCCGAGCTGCCCGGCTGGGACCCGGCGGGCGGCGACGCGCAGGAATTCGGGCTGGCGGGGGCCGCCGTGCTGGGCGGGCGCGTGAACCGCACCGGGGCGCCGGGGGTGGACCTGCACTTCCTCGCCCGGCAGGAGGAGGCAGTGCTGGGGGCGCTGGCGGGCGCCGAGGTCGCCCTCCCCGAGCTGCACGCCGCCCGAATCCGCGCCGGGATTCCCGACGTGGACGCCGACGGCTTCGTAGGCACCCTGATTCCGGAGATTGGGCTGGACGTGGGCGGCCCCCTCCCGGCCATCAGCTACCGCAAGGGCTGCTACGTGGGGCAGGAGATCATGGCCCGGCTGGAGGCGCGGGGGCAGGCCCGTTACGCCCTGGCGCGGCTGCGCGGCGAGGGCCTCCCCGAGCGGGCGGAGGTCACCCAGGGCGGCAAGGTCGTCGGGCAATCGGGCGCCCACGCGGGGGGCCTGAGCCTCGCGCGGCTGAGGCGGGAACTCGCGCCGGGGGACCGGGTGGAGGTGGGCGGGGTGCCCGCGACCGTCGAAGCCCTGACCCCCCAGGCGACCGATGCTTGA